In a genomic window of Flavobacterium lipolyticum:
- a CDS encoding TlpA disulfide reductase family protein — translation MKLKLSIFFLVLPFIMLAQHSFVLKGVCFKKANKKKIYLTYKANGKSITKSSEIYNNKFVFKGEIDLPVKAIICTDPRFYMTNLNSKIFYLEPSSMNVKLDIDDLNTIVISGSKTNDEFYALHNTTEKEKIHKKIDSIRELSRFYSVKMAATRDNSLKIQFQKSLDSLDQQLDQLVDQNIKINRQSDFEFIKKNPNSFITPDLLEYILAEEDNQIPYDTIKKLYDKLGPEVQKSYSGNQLAEKLNYFKNSRIGSLAPDFKVNDLNANLLQLSSYKNNKYVLLDFWASWCGPCREDFPFLKEMYSKYKDKGFEIISVTKDEKQDLWRATIQKENIEKWKHFSIKENKSTIENTYAVTGIPVKILINKEGNIIGRWIGSSVEIKAEIENRITEIFHN, via the coding sequence ATGAAATTAAAACTTTCAATTTTCTTTTTAGTTCTTCCATTTATAATGCTGGCACAGCATAGTTTTGTGCTAAAGGGCGTCTGCTTCAAAAAAGCTAACAAGAAAAAAATTTATTTGACATATAAGGCCAACGGCAAGAGCATTACTAAATCTTCGGAGATCTATAACAATAAATTTGTATTTAAAGGAGAAATTGATTTACCAGTTAAAGCAATTATTTGTACTGATCCTAGATTTTATATGACAAACTTAAATTCAAAAATATTTTATTTGGAGCCGTCTTCCATGAATGTTAAACTCGATATTGATGATTTGAATACAATAGTAATAAGTGGTTCTAAAACGAACGATGAATTTTATGCATTGCATAATACAACGGAAAAGGAAAAAATTCACAAAAAAATTGATTCTATCAGAGAATTGAGTAGATTTTATTCTGTTAAAATGGCAGCAACAAGGGATAATTCTTTAAAAATTCAATTTCAAAAGAGTTTAGATTCGCTGGATCAACAGTTGGATCAATTGGTGGATCAAAATATAAAAATAAATAGACAATCGGATTTTGAATTTATAAAAAAAAATCCAAATTCATTTATAACACCTGACTTATTAGAGTACATATTAGCAGAAGAGGATAATCAAATTCCATATGATACAATTAAAAAATTATACGATAAATTAGGACCAGAAGTACAAAAATCTTACAGCGGAAATCAATTGGCTGAAAAATTAAATTACTTTAAAAATAGTAGAATAGGAAGCTTGGCTCCTGATTTTAAGGTAAATGATTTGAATGCTAACTTGTTGCAACTTAGCTCATATAAAAACAACAAATATGTACTTCTTGATTTTTGGGCAAGTTGGTGTGGCCCTTGCAGAGAAGATTTTCCCTTTCTAAAAGAAATGTACTCTAAATACAAAGACAAAGGCTTTGAAATTATAAGTGTTACAAAGGATGAAAAGCAAGATTTGTGGAGAGCTACAATACAAAAAGAAAATATTGAAAAGTGGAAACATTTTTCAATCAAAGAAAATAAAAGCACAATTGAAAACACCTATGCAGTAACAGGAATTCCAGTGAAAATCTTAATCAATAAAGAGGGAAATATCATAGGCAGATGGATAGGTAGCAGTGTAGAAATCAAAGCAGAAATTGAAAATAGGATTACTGAAATATTTCACAACTAA
- a CDS encoding M13 family metallopeptidase — translation MKKSLALFAAFLAFTACSKHQGQKNIAITGIDSTLRPGDDFFKYVNGKWYDSVSIPASQAGVGVYMFMNYPQRMRLQGILDSISKSKNSPGSIAQKVGDFYASGMDTVTIDKRGYTPIKPLLAKIEAISDLPSLMNFVVNEVKVGNSSIIAFGVGPDEKNSSMNIAQIYQTGIGLPDRDYYFKSDAPTVAIQEAYKKYLTTLFQQTGSNADEAKKNADLVYGIDKQLAGSHKTKVELRDVQANYNKIAVSELVKRHPNIDWTTFLNNLGAKTDFINVGQPAYYDALNKLLKTIPINNWKIYLKANSLERYGDDLSKPFVDASFEYTKVLSGQAVQKSRGEKMASVLDTYLGDALGELYVKKYFSEEAKKRMLILVNNLQKAYAIRIDKLEWMSPVTKQKAKEKLAAMTKKIGYPDKWRDYSKVNIARDAYFENMVSAATAAYQFQLAKLGKPVDRSEWYTTVPTVTAYNNPTANEIVFPAGILQAPYFDNNADDALNYGGIGMVIGHEITHTFDDQGAQYDKDGNLKNWWTKEDYAQFKSRIQQVINLYSTYTVLGDLHVNGAMTVGENTADIAGLAVAYDAFKMTEQGKGNTKIDGFTPDQRFFISLAKIWRVKMKDEFLRLWINNNPHSPPIWRVNGTLMNTTPFYEAFNVQPKDKMFLPKKDRITIW, via the coding sequence ATGAAAAAATCATTAGCACTTTTCGCTGCGTTCTTAGCTTTTACAGCGTGTTCCAAACATCAGGGACAAAAAAATATTGCGATCACCGGAATAGATTCCACATTGCGGCCGGGTGATGACTTTTTTAAATATGTAAATGGTAAATGGTATGATTCAGTATCAATACCTGCATCTCAAGCCGGAGTAGGTGTCTACATGTTTATGAATTACCCGCAACGAATGCGTCTGCAAGGCATATTGGACAGTATTTCAAAAAGCAAGAATTCACCAGGAAGTATAGCGCAAAAAGTAGGAGATTTTTATGCATCTGGAATGGATACGGTAACCATTGACAAACGCGGTTATACACCTATCAAACCTCTCCTGGCAAAAATTGAAGCAATTAGCGATTTACCGTCCCTAATGAACTTTGTAGTGAATGAAGTAAAAGTAGGTAATTCGTCTATTATAGCTTTTGGAGTTGGACCCGATGAAAAAAACAGCAGTATGAACATTGCTCAAATCTATCAAACGGGTATCGGTTTGCCTGACAGGGACTATTATTTTAAATCGGATGCACCAACTGTTGCCATACAGGAAGCTTACAAAAAATACCTAACGACATTATTTCAACAAACAGGCAGCAATGCTGATGAGGCTAAAAAGAATGCTGATTTGGTTTACGGTATCGACAAACAACTAGCTGGTTCGCATAAAACAAAAGTTGAACTTCGTGATGTGCAGGCCAATTACAATAAAATAGCTGTGTCAGAGCTCGTAAAAAGACATCCTAACATAGATTGGACTACTTTTTTAAATAATTTAGGAGCTAAAACCGATTTCATTAATGTAGGCCAGCCTGCCTATTATGATGCCCTTAATAAGCTTTTAAAAACCATTCCCATTAATAATTGGAAAATTTACCTGAAGGCAAATTCTTTAGAAAGATATGGCGACGATTTAAGTAAACCTTTTGTAGATGCCTCATTTGAGTATACCAAAGTGCTTTCTGGTCAGGCGGTTCAAAAATCACGCGGCGAAAAAATGGCTAGTGTTCTGGATACTTACTTAGGCGATGCGTTGGGCGAATTGTATGTAAAGAAATATTTTTCGGAAGAGGCTAAAAAACGGATGTTGATCCTCGTGAATAATTTGCAAAAAGCCTATGCCATAAGAATTGATAAATTAGAATGGATGAGTCCGGTTACCAAACAAAAAGCGAAAGAAAAATTGGCTGCCATGACTAAGAAAATAGGCTATCCGGACAAATGGAGAGACTATAGTAAGGTGAATATTGCCAGAGATGCTTATTTTGAGAATATGGTTTCGGCCGCTACAGCTGCCTATCAATTTCAATTGGCAAAATTGGGTAAACCGGTTGATAGATCAGAATGGTATACTACAGTTCCAACTGTTACGGCCTATAATAACCCTACTGCAAATGAAATTGTTTTTCCGGCAGGTATTTTACAAGCTCCCTATTTTGATAATAACGCAGATGATGCCCTTAATTATGGAGGTATCGGAATGGTGATTGGTCACGAAATAACCCATACTTTTGACGATCAGGGTGCGCAATATGACAAGGATGGTAACTTGAAAAATTGGTGGACAAAAGAGGATTATGCACAGTTCAAGTCCAGAATACAACAGGTGATCAATTTGTACAGCACCTATACTGTTTTAGGTGATCTACATGTTAATGGCGCCATGACAGTTGGCGAAAATACGGCAGATATTGCCGGATTAGCAGTTGCTTATGATGCTTTTAAAATGACAGAACAAGGAAAAGGAAACACAAAAATAGACGGTTTTACTCCGGACCAGCGTTTCTTTATTTCGTTAGCCAAAATATGGAGAGTAAAAATGAAAGACGAGTTCCTGCGTTTGTGGATCAACAATAACCCACATTCTCCACCAATTTGGCGTGTGAATGGTACTTTAATGAATACGACACCTTTTTACGAGGCCTTTAATGTACAGCCTAAAGATAAAATGTTTTTACCGAAGAAAGACAGAATAACAATTTGGTAG